The genomic stretch TCGAAGGAATGACGGGTCTCGACGATCTGGACAGGCTGCGCCTGCTCTTCGACGATCTGGAGAAGAAGGACAGCCTCATCGAGATACTGAACCTTGCCGAAAGTGGGCCGGGCGTCAGAATCTTCATTGGGTCGGAGAACAAGCTCTTCTCGCTCTCGGGCTCGTCCCTGATCGTCGCGCCCTACAGGGATCAGGAAGAACGCATCGTGGGGGCCGTCGGCGTGATCGGCCCGACACGGCTTAACTATTCGCGGGTCGTCCCGATGGTCGACTATACCGCCCAGCTTCTGGCGCGCCTGACCCGGAAGCCACGATAACACCCCATTCTCGGACCAGCCTTGATTTTTGAGGTCCAAACCTCGATATCGGGCACGACTTTGTGAACTAAGATACCGGAGATGGTCATGACCGACGAGACAAAGAAAACCGGACCTGACGCGGGCAAGCACGAAACCGCCGCGGAAAATGCTGCCGAGGCTGTGGCATCGGGGCAGCAGGATCAGGAGACGGTTGAGGGTGGTGAATCTCGGATCGCCGAGCCTGATCCCATCGAGGCAATCAGGGCCGAAAATACCGATCTTCGCGATCGTTTCCTGCGTATGGCCGCCGAGATGGAAAACCTGCGTCGTCGTACGGAACGCGATGTGAAGGACGCGAAGTCCTATTCGGTCGCCGCCTTCGCGCGTGACATGCTGGCCGTCTCCGACAATCTCCGTCGGGCGATCGATGCCGTCCCGGCCGAAATTCGTGCCGCGGCCGACCAGAGCCTGACCTCGCTGCTCGAAGGCGTGGAAATGACCGAACGTTCGATGCTGTCTGCGCTCGAACGCCACGGCGTGAAGAAGATGGACGCCGAGGGCCAGAAGTTCGATCCCAACTTCCACCAGGCCATGTTCGAGATCCCCAATCCCGAAGTGCCGAACAACACCATTCTCCAGGTGGTTCAGGCGGGTTACACGATCGGTGAGCGTGTCTTGAGGCCTGCCATGGTTGGCGTTTCCAAAGGGGGGCCGAAGGTCGAAGGGACCACCGCCCCCGGCGAGAGCGAAACGACGAACGGCTGACAACCTCTCCGTAAACGCAAAATAGCCGCCCGCTGCCATAGGCGACGGGCGGCTATTTCAGTCTCAGTTCTGTTGTCAGGCGGCGGTTGCCTGTTCCTGGTTCAGGAAGGCGTAGATCGCCGATGCCGAATCCGTCTGGCGAAGCTTCGCGACAAGTTCCTGGTCGCGCAACACGCGGGCGATCCGCGAAAGCGCCTTAAGGTGGTCTGCTCCGGCCCCTTCGGGAGCAAGCAGAAGGAATACAAGGTCGACGGGTTCATCGTCGAGAGCCTCGAAGTCAACGGGCGTTTCAAGTCGCGCGAAGACACCGCTAATGGACGAAATACTGTTAAGCTTGCCATGCGGAATGGCCACGCCGTGACCGACGCCGGTTGAACCCAACCGTTCCCGCTGCAGAATGACGTCGAAGATCTCCCGCTCGGCAACCCCGGTGAGCTTGGAGGCCCTGGAGGCCAACTCCTGCAACAGCTGCTTCTTGGAATTTACTTTCAGGGCGGGAATAATCGCATCTTGCTGTAGCAAATCTGCCAAAGCCATTCTCTTCTTCCTTTTTACCACCGCAAGGTGGAGGGAGCGTCGTCGCCGACGCTCTCCCAGAATCGTTAGCCTTTGATATTGGTGGAGTCGATCCAGCCGATATTGCCGTCGTTGCGGCGATAGACGATGTTCAGGTCTTCCTTGCCGGGGCTCCGGAAAAGCAGGACCGGCTCGTCCGTCATGTCCAGGGCCATGACAGCGGTAGCGACCGACATCGTGCGCAACTGCTTGGAACTTTCCGCCACGATGGTGGGCGCGAAATCCTCTGGCAGTTCCTCGTCTTCTTCCGGAATGGCATCCATGACGGTGTAGGCGATCTCCTGGCCGTTGCCGTGGGAACCGCCATGATGGTCCTTCAGCTTGCGCTTGTAGCGCCTAAGGCGCTTCTCGATGCGCTCTGCGGCGGCATCGAAGCTCAACTGCGGATCGTTAGCCTGGCCTGCTGCATGCAGGACAATGCCGGTATCGAGATGTATCTTGCAATCGGCTGAGAAACGCGATCCGGATTTCTCCACGATCACCTGACCTGCGTACCCCCCATCGAAGTACTTGGCGACAGCCTCGCCGATCTGGTCCTCGATCCGCTGGCGGAACGATTCACCGATCTCCATCTGTTTACCAGATACACGCACACTCATGGATTGGTTCCTTCTTATCGTGACTTGCGTGTTTCAGTCTACGCCAACCATCCACCTCATCCAAGCGCTTCACGCGGCACCGGGATGTTTTTAGGAGGCATGGCGAGTGGGTAAGGGTGCTTGCTTTTGTCCGTTGCAATTGCGGCGGGCTTCTACGCCTGTGGACCTCTAAAGTCAACGCATCCCTAATGGACGCCCCAGAGTAGAAGGTCTCCGGTGACCCTCGCCGGCTCTAAAGCCCTTTGCCAACTGCCGGGGCAATTGCTATTTGCAGCGAAACGTCAACCGATCGGATGTGCAGTGAAAAACAGGGAAAAACGCACGGAGCGGAGACCCGGCACGAGCGGCAGCCCGCGTTCCGCGCGCCCCCGTCCCGGCGGGCCGGCAAAGGGAGAGCGCGAGGGAGGATCTGTCGCTGGCGGCCGAGCGGCGGCCGAGCCTGCGCCACAGCGGCCTCTTATCCAGCGGGTCGGCGAACGCCCGTCTGAGCGCGTGCCGGTCATACTCGAGTCACGCGGCGCCGGGGACTTTCACCTGATCGACAGCGGCAATGCGTTGAAGCTCGAGCAATATGGGCCTTATCGGATCGTGCGGCCGGAGGCGCAGGCGCTCTGGCAGCCGTCGCTCCCCCCTTCTGTCTGGGAGAAGGTCGATGCCGTCTTCACCGGAGATACGGACGAGGACGGCATTGGACGCTGGCGCTTTCCGAAGGAGGCGCAGGGAGAAACCTGGCCCCTGTCGCTGCTTGGCGTCGATTTCCTCGGCCGGTTCACCTCTTTCCGCCATGTCGGCGTGTTCCCGGAGCAGATCGTCCACTGGGAGTGGATGAAGCAGCAGGTCGAGAGTGCTGACCGCCCGCTCAAGGTGCTGAACCTCTTCGGTTATACGGGGGTTGCCTCGCTTGTCGCGGCAGCTGCCGGCGCCGAGGTCACCCATGTGGACGCATCGAAGAAGGCGATCGGTTGGGCTCGCGAGAACCAGGCCCTGTCGCGCCTGGAGCGGGCGCCGATCCGATGGATTTGCGAAGACGCCATGAAGTTCATCCAGAGGGAGGAACGGCGAGGCAACCACTACGATATTATCCTGACCGATCCGCCGAAGTTTGGCCGCGGTCCCAATGGCGAAGTCTGGCATCTGTTCGATCACCTGCCCCTTATGCTGGACGTCTGCCGCGAGCTGCTCTCTCCGCGCGCTGTCGGTCTGGTGCTGACCGCCTATTCGATCCGGGCGAGCTTCTATTCGATCCACGAACTGATGCGCGAGACGATGCGCGGCGCGGGCGGTGCCGTGGAATCGGGAGAACTGGTCATCCGCGAAACGGGCATCGACGGCGGTGCTGTCGGTCGTGCCCTGTCAACCTCCCTATTCAGCCGCTGGGTGCGCGAATGAGCAATGATCACCACAACGAGGGTTCTCGGCGCGTCGGCCAGGTAAAGGAGGTGACCAGCCTCTCAAACCCGATCGTCAAGGATATCAAGGCGCTCAGCAACAAGAAGGATCGCGAGCAGAGCGGGACCTTCATGGCAGAAGGGCTGAAGCTGGTCATCGATGCGCTGGAACTGGGCTGGACTATCCGGATCCTCGCCTATGCGAAGGCCGCCAAGGGAAAGCCTCTGGTGGAACAGGTAGCTGCCCGCACCATCGCCAAGGGGGGGCTCGTGCTCGAAGTCAGCGAGAAGGTCCTCTCCTCCATCACGCGTCGAGACAATCCGCAAATGGTGGTCGGCATTTTTGAGCAGCGTTGGACACCGCTTGACGACCTCCGGCCGAGCCAAGGGGTGACCTACGTGGCCCTCGATCGCGTCCGCGATCCGGGCAATCTGGGCACGATCATCCGCACCGCGGACGCGGCCGGTGCCTCTGGCGTGATTCTGGTCGGGGAATGTACCGATCCCTTCTCTCTGGAAACCGTCCGCGCCACAATGGGATCCGTTTTCGCAGTCCCGCTCGCCAGAGCTACCACCGAGGAGTTCTTTGCGTGGCAGAAACGTTCGGGGGCCCAGGTCGTCGCAACCCATCTCGCCGGCGCGGTTGACTATCGGACAGTCAATTATGAAAAGAAACCGACGGTCCTGCTGATGGGTAATGAACAATCAGGTCTTCCCGAGGCACTGGCGAAGTCCGCCGATCGACTGGTGCGCATCCCACAGCAGGGCAGGGCAGACAGCCTCAATCTTGCGGTCGCGACGGCGGTCATGCTCTTTGAGGCCCGCCGTCATCTCCTGAAGCTGGAGGACGCCGGATGATCGTAGCGACTGCTTCCAGGTTCTCACGTCCGCTCGTCGCCGTAGTGCTTATCGTCATTGCCGTCGTGCTGGATCAGGCGGTCAAGCTTGCGGTCGAAGCCTATCTGCCGCTGGAAGAGGCGGTTCCTATCCTGCCGATGCTGGCGCTCTACCGGACCTACAATCTCGGCGTCGCCTTCTCTCTCCTGTCGGGAATGGAGAGGGAGTTCATCATCGGCATGCGGGTCGTGATTGTCGCCTTCGTGCTCTGGCTCTGGCGCCGCACGCCCGGGGAACGTGGTTTCGCCCATCTCGGATTCACTCTCATCGTCGCAGGCGCGATCGGCAACCTGATCGATGGGTTCGTCTATGGCCACGTGATCGATTACATTCTCTTCTATACGCAGACCTGGTCTTTCGCCGTCTTCAACCTTGCCGACAGTTTCATATCGATCGGGGCTGCCCTGGTCATCCTGGATGAGCTTCTGGGGTCGCGGAAGGCTGCCCGCGCCAGCGAGAGCGAGTAGAGATTTGTTAGCTTTGCAGGTGCAATGTTCGGGGAAACTGTGCCGGGCCATTTCCGATGCGTTTCCCCTTTGCCACCTTGAAGGATCGCCTGCCGCGGCTGCGTGACAGCTGCTCGGTCTTTATAGATCGCATTTCCGGCAGGCGGCTGCGTGACGCAGAAGCGGAGAGCGCCGCAAAATCCCGCCAGATTGCCACGGTCGTGCACGAACTGCGAACGCCGCTGAACGGCATCCTCGGCATGACCCATCTTCTCGGACAGACGCGGCTTACCGCCGAACAGCAGAACTATCTGAGCGGCATCCGCCAGTCGGGGCATGCGCTGGTCCAACTCGTAGAAGATCTCCTAGACTTCTCGACGCTCGAAGCGGGACGCTTTCGCCTCAACAACCGGACCGCTAGCATCCGTCAGCAGATCGAGACGGTCGTGGAAATGCTCGCACCGCGCGCGCATGAGAAGGGCATAGAGCTCGCCGCGACGGTTGCTGCAGACGTACCGGAACTGCTTGAGTTCGATCCCGCCCGTCTTCGGCAGGTGCTTTTCAACGTGATCGGCAATGCCGTGAAGTTCACGGAACGCGGCGGCGTCCTGATCAGCGTCCGCGCGGACGGTTCGGACGTCGTCATCGCCGTCGCCGACACTGGTCCCGGAATGGATGCCGATGCCCGGATACGGCTGTTCCGCGAGTTCGAGCAGATGGGTAATGCGGCCCAGCGCAGTGGCGGAACAGGTCTCGGGCTTGCGATAGCCCTTCACATATTGCGGGAACTCGGCGGCAACCTCTTGGCGGTGAGCGAGCCTGGCCTGGGCACCACCTTCACGGTCCGTTTCCCGCTGACGCTTGCCGAGGATGCGCCGGCGGGCGCTACTCGGCGAGGAAGCTTGCTGGAGCGAAATCGGGTCCTGTTGCTGGCACCGGCCGGGCCGGCGGCCACGGCAACCGTTACGACGATCGAAACGCTGGGGGGAACCTGCCGCCATGTCGAGAGTACGGCGGATGCAGCCGAGCTGCTCAACGGTGATCTAGCACTGACGCCCTTTACCGATCTGATTGTCGATCATCGGCTGGCGGCCCAGCCGATAGATAGCCAGATGAGCGGTCCGCTGCACCGCATCCTCCTCGTCAACCCGGAAGAGCGGGCCTCGCAGCCGCAGGAGCTGTATGACGCTTGGCTGATACGGCCGCTGCGTGAGAAATCGCTGATCGATGTCCTGTCCGGCCGCCTCAGGGGCTCTCGGAGCCGCGACGAAGCAAACCTTTCGGCCGGATCGACAACCGAAGCGATGAACTCACCTGCAGTGTCGAGGCTACATGTCCTTGTCGCAGAGGATGATCCCGTCGGAGCGAAACTGGTCAGCGCTGCTCTGAGGAAAGGGGGCCACCGCGTGGATGTCGTCGACAATGCAAGATCGATTCTCGATCATGCCGCGATACCGGACGGTCGCCCCGATGTCATTGTCACCGACCTTCACATGCCGGGTATGCCCACGATGGAGGCACTGGCTGAACTGCGGCGGCATGAAGCTTTGAACACTCTTTCAGCCACGCCGGTCATCGTGCTTTCCGGAGATGCTTCAGGACAGTCGCTGGTCGGTTCGGAAGCACTCGGCATAAGCGCGCGGCTCGGGAAGCCGACGGACCCTCAGCATCTGCTGCAACTGGTCGAACAGTTGGCCTCGCGTAAGGTGGCGCCAACGGAACTGCATTGACGGGCGGCTCTGCCCCAACCTATTGTGACACCCATTGTCATTTTTCTGTTGCGGGAAGATGATTATACGGCGGTGAGTTGAACCTGTGGGGCAAATCACCATGGCGCTAGACCTTCTGAAGCATGACGTGAACGCGAACCCCAGCCAGACTCTGGTTCAGCAGCCGGCCGAGGAGATCCTTGGACGGATCGGCAGTCTGGAAACGCGGCTTGCGCGGACGGCGCGTGAAGTGGATGCGGCACAGGCCGTCCGCTACCGCGTGTTCGTGGAGGAGATGAAGGCACAACTGCCCCCAGAGGCGATGCGCCTTCACCGTGACATCGATACCTTCGATGCCATCTGCGACCATCTCCTCGTCATCGATCTTGCCATCGAGGGTGAGATCGAGGACCAGATCGTCGGCACTTACCGCCTGTTGCGCCACCAGGTGGCCATGTCCCATGGCGGCTTCTACAGCGCCTCGGAGTTCGAGATCGAGCCGTTGCTTGCGCGTCATCCCGACAAGCTGTTCATGGAACTGGGTCGCTCCTGCGTCCTGCCGGCCTATCGGACGAAGCGGACAGTGGAAC from Pseudorhizobium banfieldiae encodes the following:
- the hpf gene encoding ribosome hibernation-promoting factor, HPF/YfiA family; the protein is MSVRVSGKQMEIGESFRQRIEDQIGEAVAKYFDGGYAGQVIVEKSGSRFSADCKIHLDTGIVLHAAGQANDPQLSFDAAAERIEKRLRRYKRKLKDHHGGSHGNGQEIAYTVMDAIPEEDEELPEDFAPTIVAESSKQLRTMSVATAVMALDMTDEPVLLFRSPGKEDLNIVYRRNDGNIGWIDSTNIKG
- a CDS encoding hybrid sensor histidine kinase/response regulator, encoding MRFPFATLKDRLPRLRDSCSVFIDRISGRRLRDAEAESAAKSRQIATVVHELRTPLNGILGMTHLLGQTRLTAEQQNYLSGIRQSGHALVQLVEDLLDFSTLEAGRFRLNNRTASIRQQIETVVEMLAPRAHEKGIELAATVAADVPELLEFDPARLRQVLFNVIGNAVKFTERGGVLISVRADGSDVVIAVADTGPGMDADARIRLFREFEQMGNAAQRSGGTGLGLAIALHILRELGGNLLAVSEPGLGTTFTVRFPLTLAEDAPAGATRRGSLLERNRVLLLAPAGPAATATVTTIETLGGTCRHVESTADAAELLNGDLALTPFTDLIVDHRLAAQPIDSQMSGPLHRILLVNPEERASQPQELYDAWLIRPLREKSLIDVLSGRLRGSRSRDEANLSAGSTTEAMNSPAVSRLHVLVAEDDPVGAKLVSAALRKGGHRVDVVDNARSILDHAAIPDGRPDVIVTDLHMPGMPTMEALAELRRHEALNTLSATPVIVLSGDASGQSLVGSEALGISARLGKPTDPQHLLQLVEQLASRKVAPTELH
- the ptsN gene encoding PTS IIA-like nitrogen regulatory protein PtsN — encoded protein: MALADLLQQDAIIPALKVNSKKQLLQELASRASKLTGVAEREIFDVILQRERLGSTGVGHGVAIPHGKLNSISSISGVFARLETPVDFEALDDEPVDLVFLLLAPEGAGADHLKALSRIARVLRDQELVAKLRQTDSASAIYAFLNQEQATAA
- the grpE gene encoding nucleotide exchange factor GrpE → MTDETKKTGPDAGKHETAAENAAEAVASGQQDQETVEGGESRIAEPDPIEAIRAENTDLRDRFLRMAAEMENLRRRTERDVKDAKSYSVAAFARDMLAVSDNLRRAIDAVPAEIRAAADQSLTSLLEGVEMTERSMLSALERHGVKKMDAEGQKFDPNFHQAMFEIPNPEVPNNTILQVVQAGYTIGERVLRPAMVGVSKGGPKVEGTTAPGESETTNG
- a CDS encoding GNAT family N-acetyltransferase — translated: MALDLLKHDVNANPSQTLVQQPAEEILGRIGSLETRLARTAREVDAAQAVRYRVFVEEMKAQLPPEAMRLHRDIDTFDAICDHLLVIDLAIEGEIEDQIVGTYRLLRHQVAMSHGGFYSASEFEIEPLLARHPDKLFMELGRSCVLPAYRTKRTVELLWQGNWAYALKHGMAAMFGCASFPGIHPEEHALALSFLQHNVSAKGEWAVAARPDLRREMDLVPPEGIDTRKALAAMPPLIKGYLRLGAMIGDGAVVDAAFNTTDVLVVLPISAISNRYINYYGADAGRFAS
- the lspA gene encoding signal peptidase II encodes the protein MIVATASRFSRPLVAVVLIVIAVVLDQAVKLAVEAYLPLEEAVPILPMLALYRTYNLGVAFSLLSGMEREFIIGMRVVIVAFVLWLWRRTPGERGFAHLGFTLIVAGAIGNLIDGFVYGHVIDYILFYTQTWSFAVFNLADSFISIGAALVILDELLGSRKAARASESE
- a CDS encoding TrmH family RNA methyltransferase; this encodes MSNDHHNEGSRRVGQVKEVTSLSNPIVKDIKALSNKKDREQSGTFMAEGLKLVIDALELGWTIRILAYAKAAKGKPLVEQVAARTIAKGGLVLEVSEKVLSSITRRDNPQMVVGIFEQRWTPLDDLRPSQGVTYVALDRVRDPGNLGTIIRTADAAGASGVILVGECTDPFSLETVRATMGSVFAVPLARATTEEFFAWQKRSGAQVVATHLAGAVDYRTVNYEKKPTVLLMGNEQSGLPEALAKSADRLVRIPQQGRADSLNLAVATAVMLFEARRHLLKLEDAG
- a CDS encoding class I SAM-dependent methyltransferase — its product is MKNREKRTERRPGTSGSPRSARPRPGGPAKGEREGGSVAGGRAAAEPAPQRPLIQRVGERPSERVPVILESRGAGDFHLIDSGNALKLEQYGPYRIVRPEAQALWQPSLPPSVWEKVDAVFTGDTDEDGIGRWRFPKEAQGETWPLSLLGVDFLGRFTSFRHVGVFPEQIVHWEWMKQQVESADRPLKVLNLFGYTGVASLVAAAAGAEVTHVDASKKAIGWARENQALSRLERAPIRWICEDAMKFIQREERRGNHYDIILTDPPKFGRGPNGEVWHLFDHLPLMLDVCRELLSPRAVGLVLTAYSIRASFYSIHELMRETMRGAGGAVESGELVIRETGIDGGAVGRALSTSLFSRWVRE